One segment of Syngnathus typhle isolate RoL2023-S1 ecotype Sweden linkage group LG9, RoL_Styp_1.0, whole genome shotgun sequence DNA contains the following:
- the fbxl3a gene encoding F-box/LRR-repeat protein 3 yields MKRIKGTKEEGNGSPSKSPPEPRKKARKQSSPPSEAGSSLDANWDCLPQELLLHIFQYLPLLDRAFASQVCRGWNQAFHMPELWRCFEFELNQPASSYLKATHPDLIKQIIKKHSNHLQYVSFKVDSSTESAEAACDILSQLVNCSLKTLGLISTARPSFMEVPKSHFISALTVVFVNSKSLSSLKIDDTPVDDPSLKVLVANNSDTLKLLKMSSCPHVSPAGILCVADQCHGLRELALNYHLLSDELLLALSSEKHVHLEHLRIDVVSENPGQHFHSIKKSSWDAMVRHSPKFNLVMYFFLYEDEFGPFFNDEIPVTHLYFGRSVSKEVLGRVGLHCPRLVELVVCANGLRPLDEELIRIAKRCTQLSAIGLGECEVTCSAFVEFVKMCGRRLSQLSIMEEVLIPDHKYSLDEIHWEVSKHLGRVWFPDMMPTW; encoded by the exons ATgaaaaggataaaaggcaccAAGGAGGAAGGTAACGGCTCCCCCAGTAAGAGTCCACCTGAGCCTCGCAAGAAAGCTCGGAAACAGTCGAGCCCGCCGTCTGAGGCAGGCAGCTCGCTGGATGCAAACTGGGATTGTCTGCCCCAGGAGCTTTTGCTGCACATCTTCCAGTACCTTCCTCTGCTGGACCGGGCCTTCGCCTCACAGGTGTGCCGTGGGTGGAACCAGGCCTTCCACATGCCCGAGCTGTGGCGCTGCTTCGAGTTTGAGCtcaaccagccagccagctccTACCTGAAAGCCACACATCCGGACTTGATCAAGCAGATCATCAAGAAACACTCCAACCACTTGCAATATGTCAGCTTCAAG GTGGACAGCAGCACTGAGTCTGCAGAGGCTGCTTGTGACATTCTTTCACAGTTGGTGAACTGCTCACTCAAGACCTTAGGGCTCATTTCAACAGCCAGGCCCAGTTTCATGGAGGTCCCAAAG TCTCACTTCATCTCAGCGCTGACAGTGGTGTTTGTCAACTCCAAATCGCTTTCGTCGCTGAAGATCGACGACACACCAGTGGATGACCCCTCGCTGAAGGTGCTGGTGGCCAACAACAGCGACACACTCAAGTTGCTCAAGATGAGCAGCTGTCCTCACGTCTCGCCGGCAG GGATCCTGTGCGTGGCGGACCAGTGCCACGGTTTGCGGGAGCTGGCGTTGAACTACCACCTCCTGAGCGACGAGCTCCTGCTGGCCCTGTCCTCAGAGAAGCATGTTCATCTGGAGCACCTGCGCATCGATGTGGTGAGCGAGAACCCGGGCCAGCACTTCCACAGCATTAAGAAAAGCAGCTGGGATGCCATGGTGCGCCACTCGCCCAAGTTCAACCTGGTCATGTACTTCTTCCTGTACGAGGATGAGTTCGGGCCCTTCTTCAATGACGAGATTCCCGTCACGCACCTTTACTTTGGCCGCTCTGTCAGCAAAGAGGTGTTGGGCCGCGTGGGCCTGCACTGCCCACGCCTGGTGGAGCTGGTGGTGTGCGCCAACGGCCTGCGCCCGCTTGATGAAGAACTAATCCGCATCGCCAAGCGCTGCACGCAGCTATCCGCCATCGGTCTAGGAGAGTGTGAGGTGACCTGCAGCGCCTTCGTGGAGTTTGTCAAAATGTGCGGTCGCCGCCTGTCGCAGCTCTCCATCATGGAGGAGGTGCTCATCCCCGACCACAAGTACTCCCTGGATGAGATCCACTGGGAGGTCTCCAAGCACCTGGGCCGGGTTTGGTTTCCGGACATGATGCCCACCTGGTAG
- the cln5 gene encoding ceroid-lipofuscinosis neuronal protein 5: protein MRRSDIRVCLLDLLVFLHVGNAFRNQTWPVPYRRFDHRPQVDAYCQALYPFCPTGDREGRIPLMKDTDVISVYRLQTPVWEFKYGNILGKLHIMHDAVGFSSAKTGANYTMEWYELFQLGNCTFPHLRPDMFAPFWCNQGAACFFDGIDDFHWAQNGTLEKIAEISGDQFNHLAQWVVDDNTTGIYYETWTVLSHAGPNATMWFESYDCSQFVHRTYRKLRSLGAKLSSRSQTNYTKIYLYSEEPIYLGNDSAIFNQPALKNLATDIRDFYLDFRPHQSLAEFALSMLEAYKKVVIDKSFYVYYNFEYWRLPMKPPYVQIQYEEVPLPSN from the exons ATGCGTCGCTCGGATATTCGTGTCTGTTTATTGGACTTGTTGGTGTTTCTTCACGTCGGCAATGCGTTCCGGAATCAAACATGGCCCGTCCCTtacag ACGCTTCGACCACCGTCCCCAAGTGGACGCTTACTGTCAAGCTCTTTACCCCTTCTGCCCCACCGGAGACCGAGAGGGCCGCATTCCCCTCATGAAAGACACTGACGTCATTTCAGTGTATCGTCTGCAGACTCCTGTGTGGGAATTCAAATATGGAAACATATTGGGAAAACTG CACATCATGCACGATGCTGTTGGCTTCAGCAGTGCAAAGACAGGGGCCAACTACACCATGGAGTGGTATGAACTCTTCCAGCTTGGAAACTGCACTTTCCCCCATCTAAGGCCGGACATGTTCGCCCCCTTCTGGTGCAACCAGGGCGCTGCGTGCTTCTTTGACGGCATTGATGATTTCCACTGGGCGCAGAATGGCACCTTGGAGAAAATAGCAGAAATCAGTG GTGATCAGTTTAACCATCTGGCCCAGTGGGTGGTTGACGACAACACGACGGGCATCTACTACGAGACGTGGACGGTGCTTTCGCACGCGGGTCCCAACGCCACCATGTGGTTCGAGTCGTACGACTGCTCCCAGTTTGTGCACCGCACTTACCGCAAGCTGAGATCGCTGGGTGCCAAACTATCCAGCCGCTCTCAGACCAACTACACAAAGATCTACCTGTACAGTGAGGAGCCCATCTACCTGGGCAACGACAGCGCCATATTTAACCAGCCGGCACTGAAGAACCTGGCCACAGACATCCGGGACTTTTACCTCGATTTCCGACCCCATCAGTCTCTGGCAGAGTTTGCCCTGAGCATGCTGGAGGCTTACAAGAAGGTGGTGATTGACAAAAGTTTCTACGTCTACTACAACTTTGAGTACTGGAGGCTGCCCATGAAGCCCCCTTATGTGCAGATCCAATACGAGGAAGTGCCTCTGCCTTCAAACTGA
- the zgc:162944 gene encoding glutamine amidotransferase-like class 1 domain-containing protein 3, mitochondrial isoform X1 has translation MINVIQVCGRNLLRSRSTVRVANKTFYSAQMSKRVAVVLAGCGVYDGSEIHEASAILVHLSRGGASVNMFAPNVEQMHVVNHVTGEPTQEKRNALVESARLARGNIQDLSKLSVKDHDAIIFPGGFGAAKNLCTWAVQGKDCSVNGEVKAVLEAFRGEGKPIGLCCISPVLAAKVFPGCEVTVGLENDDKYPNTTDTAANINQLGCKHVSTSVSQSHVDHKNKLVTTCAFMCDAPIHEVFDGIGSMVQGVLKLA, from the exons ATGATTAATGTTATTCAAGTGTGTGGACGAAACTTATTACGCTCACGCAGCACCGTCCGAGTGGCTAATAAAACCTTCTATTCTGCACAAATGAGCAAACGCGTGGCGGTGGTTTTGGCGGGCTGCGGGGTCTACGACGGCAGCGAGATCCACGAAGCTTCCGCCATTCTGGTGCATTTGAGCCGTGGGGGCGCAAGT GTGAACATGTTCGCTCCCAACGTGGAGCAGATGCATGTGGTGAATCACGTAACAGGCGAACCTACGCAGGAGAAGAGGAACGCGCTGGTGGAGAGCGCCAGGCTGGCCCGTGGAAACATCCAGGACCTTTCCAAACTTAGCGTCAAAGACCATGACGCCATCATCTTCCCAG GTGGTTTTGGGGCGGCAAAGAATTTGTGCACATGGGCGGTGCAGGGTAAGGACTGCTCGGTCAACGGTGAGGTCAAAGCGGTGTTGGAGGCTTTCCGCGGCGAGGGCAAACCCATCGGCCTCTGCTGCATCTCGCCTGTGCTGGCAGCCAAAGTGTTTCCTGGATGCGAAGTCACCGTAGGCCTGGAGAATGATGACAA GTACCCCAACACGACAGACACTGCAGCCAACATCAACCAGCTGGGCTGCAAGCACGTGAGCACAAGTGTGAGCCAGAGCCACGTGGACCACAAGAATAAGCTGGTGACCACCTGTGCCTTCATGTGCGACGCGCCCATCCACGAGGTCTTTGACGGAATCGGCTCCATGGTACAGGGCGTTCTCAAGCTAGCCTGA
- the zgc:162944 gene encoding glutamine amidotransferase-like class 1 domain-containing protein 3, mitochondrial isoform X2, producing MFAPNVEQMHVVNHVTGEPTQEKRNALVESARLARGNIQDLSKLSVKDHDAIIFPGGFGAAKNLCTWAVQGKDCSVNGEVKAVLEAFRGEGKPIGLCCISPVLAAKVFPGCEVTVGLENDDKYPNTTDTAANINQLGCKHVSTSVSQSHVDHKNKLVTTCAFMCDAPIHEVFDGIGSMVQGVLKLA from the exons ATGTTCGCTCCCAACGTGGAGCAGATGCATGTGGTGAATCACGTAACAGGCGAACCTACGCAGGAGAAGAGGAACGCGCTGGTGGAGAGCGCCAGGCTGGCCCGTGGAAACATCCAGGACCTTTCCAAACTTAGCGTCAAAGACCATGACGCCATCATCTTCCCAG GTGGTTTTGGGGCGGCAAAGAATTTGTGCACATGGGCGGTGCAGGGTAAGGACTGCTCGGTCAACGGTGAGGTCAAAGCGGTGTTGGAGGCTTTCCGCGGCGAGGGCAAACCCATCGGCCTCTGCTGCATCTCGCCTGTGCTGGCAGCCAAAGTGTTTCCTGGATGCGAAGTCACCGTAGGCCTGGAGAATGATGACAA GTACCCCAACACGACAGACACTGCAGCCAACATCAACCAGCTGGGCTGCAAGCACGTGAGCACAAGTGTGAGCCAGAGCCACGTGGACCACAAGAATAAGCTGGTGACCACCTGTGCCTTCATGTGCGACGCGCCCATCCACGAGGTCTTTGACGGAATCGGCTCCATGGTACAGGGCGTTCTCAAGCTAGCCTGA
- the acod1 gene encoding cis-aconitate decarboxylase isoform X1, with the protein MLRKGVTESFGAAIHALGASHLTDGVIRRSKRMMLDTLGVGLLGTRTDVFDKALKYSQLFQSEEKSTVWGKSDISVSPHFAAFVNGVAVHSMDFDDTWYPATHPSGAVLASLLALAEVTPTTPSGVELLLAFNVGIEVQGRLLRFSREAFDIPKRFHPPSVVGVMGSTAACAKLLGLSSRQCANALAIAACSAGAPLANAATQTKPLHMGYAAQRGLEAARLAQAGLEGNPAILDVEHGFGVYYEDYNPSAMTLPGVGGSGWVLEEQDVAFKRIPAHLGMHWVVDAALTARAKIPNLDVSQIKRITLKVPPSKYIDCAFPTTEHQARHSFQFNACSAILDAGMSVESFSKAQRERQDLKELLGKVEVHVPGDNLASFDKMYSEVVIETNQGESFSAKCDTFYGHWRKPLRQEDLVDKFMANASFVLSSEGAVGLLDTIGNIETEKECTALHSYLKLTTEQRDRRYGLRTWSQSG; encoded by the exons ATGCTGCGTAAG GGTGTTACGGAGAGCTTCGGGGCCGCCATCCACGCCCTGGGCGCCAGCCACCTGACGGACGGCGTGATAAGGCGCAGTAAACGGATGATGCTGGACACCCTGGGCGTGGGCCTGCTAGGAACCAGGACGGACGTCTTCGACAAAGCTCTCAAGTACAGCCAG TTGTTCCAGTCAGAGGAGAAGAGCACCGTTTGGGGGAAATCAGACATATCTGTATCTCCTCACTTTGCCGCGTTTGTCAATGGCGTAGCT GTTCACTCCATGGACTTTGACGACACATGGTATCCCGCCACTCATCCCTCAGGGGCGGTGCTGGCCTCACTGCTGGCCTTGGCCGAGGTTACGCCCACGACGCCTTCCGGCGTGGAACTGTTGCTGGCTTTCAACGTTGGCATCGAGGTGCAGGGCAGACTCTTGAGGTTCTCCAGGGAGGCCTTTGACATCCCGAAAAG ATTCCATCCTCCCAGCGTGGTTGGCGTGATGGGCAGCACAGCAGCCTGTGCCAAGCTTTTGGGTTTATCCTCCCGGCAATGCGCCAACGCTCTGGCCATCGCGGCGTGCTCAGCCGGGGCGCCGCTGGCCAACGCCGCCACCCAAACCAAACCCCTGCACATGGGCTACGCCGCCCAGAGGGGCCTGGAGGCCGCTCGGCTAGCCCAGGCAGGCTTGGAGGGCAACCCGGCCATATTGGACGTGGAGCACGGGTTCGGGGTTTACTATGAAGACTACAACCCGTCTGCAATGACGCTCCCTGGTGTCGGCGGATCAGGTTGGGTCCTCGAGGAACAAGACGTGGCCTTCAAGCGCATACCCGCTCATTTGGGAATGCACTGGGTGGTGGATGCCGCTCTGACGGCTCGCGCTAAGATCCCAAACTTGGACGTGAGTCAGATAAAACGCATCACACTGAAAGTTCCACCTTCCAAGTACATTGACTGCGCTTTTCCCACCACGGAGCACCAGGCCAGGCATTCGTTCCAGTTCAACGCCTGTTCCGCCATCTTGGATGCTGGCATGTCGGTGGAATCATTCAGCAAAGCTCAAAGGGAGCGTCAGGATCTTAAAGAGCTCCTGGGAAAAGTAGAGGTGCACGTTCCTGGGGATAACCTGGCCAGCTTTGACAAGATGTACAGCGAGGTTGTCATAGAAACCAATCAAGGGGAGAGCTTCTCGGCAAAGTGCGATACTTTCTACGGACACTGGAGGAAGCCACTGAGGCAGGAGGACCTGGTGGACAAGTTCATGGCCAATGCTTCTTTCGTCTTGAGTTCAGAGGGAGCTGTAGGGCTGCTGGACACTATAGGGAACATAGAAACAGAGAAAGAATGCACAGCATTGCATTCATACTTGAAATTGACGACTGAGCAACGTGACCGCCGTTATGGCTTAAGGACTTGGTCTCAAAGTGGATGA
- the acod1 gene encoding cis-aconitate decarboxylase isoform X2 produces MLRKGVTESFGAAIHALGASHLTDGVIRRSKRMMLDTLGVGLLGTRTDVFDKALKYSQVHSMDFDDTWYPATHPSGAVLASLLALAEVTPTTPSGVELLLAFNVGIEVQGRLLRFSREAFDIPKRFHPPSVVGVMGSTAACAKLLGLSSRQCANALAIAACSAGAPLANAATQTKPLHMGYAAQRGLEAARLAQAGLEGNPAILDVEHGFGVYYEDYNPSAMTLPGVGGSGWVLEEQDVAFKRIPAHLGMHWVVDAALTARAKIPNLDVSQIKRITLKVPPSKYIDCAFPTTEHQARHSFQFNACSAILDAGMSVESFSKAQRERQDLKELLGKVEVHVPGDNLASFDKMYSEVVIETNQGESFSAKCDTFYGHWRKPLRQEDLVDKFMANASFVLSSEGAVGLLDTIGNIETEKECTALHSYLKLTTEQRDRRYGLRTWSQSG; encoded by the exons ATGCTGCGTAAG GGTGTTACGGAGAGCTTCGGGGCCGCCATCCACGCCCTGGGCGCCAGCCACCTGACGGACGGCGTGATAAGGCGCAGTAAACGGATGATGCTGGACACCCTGGGCGTGGGCCTGCTAGGAACCAGGACGGACGTCTTCGACAAAGCTCTCAAGTACAGCCAG GTTCACTCCATGGACTTTGACGACACATGGTATCCCGCCACTCATCCCTCAGGGGCGGTGCTGGCCTCACTGCTGGCCTTGGCCGAGGTTACGCCCACGACGCCTTCCGGCGTGGAACTGTTGCTGGCTTTCAACGTTGGCATCGAGGTGCAGGGCAGACTCTTGAGGTTCTCCAGGGAGGCCTTTGACATCCCGAAAAG ATTCCATCCTCCCAGCGTGGTTGGCGTGATGGGCAGCACAGCAGCCTGTGCCAAGCTTTTGGGTTTATCCTCCCGGCAATGCGCCAACGCTCTGGCCATCGCGGCGTGCTCAGCCGGGGCGCCGCTGGCCAACGCCGCCACCCAAACCAAACCCCTGCACATGGGCTACGCCGCCCAGAGGGGCCTGGAGGCCGCTCGGCTAGCCCAGGCAGGCTTGGAGGGCAACCCGGCCATATTGGACGTGGAGCACGGGTTCGGGGTTTACTATGAAGACTACAACCCGTCTGCAATGACGCTCCCTGGTGTCGGCGGATCAGGTTGGGTCCTCGAGGAACAAGACGTGGCCTTCAAGCGCATACCCGCTCATTTGGGAATGCACTGGGTGGTGGATGCCGCTCTGACGGCTCGCGCTAAGATCCCAAACTTGGACGTGAGTCAGATAAAACGCATCACACTGAAAGTTCCACCTTCCAAGTACATTGACTGCGCTTTTCCCACCACGGAGCACCAGGCCAGGCATTCGTTCCAGTTCAACGCCTGTTCCGCCATCTTGGATGCTGGCATGTCGGTGGAATCATTCAGCAAAGCTCAAAGGGAGCGTCAGGATCTTAAAGAGCTCCTGGGAAAAGTAGAGGTGCACGTTCCTGGGGATAACCTGGCCAGCTTTGACAAGATGTACAGCGAGGTTGTCATAGAAACCAATCAAGGGGAGAGCTTCTCGGCAAAGTGCGATACTTTCTACGGACACTGGAGGAAGCCACTGAGGCAGGAGGACCTGGTGGACAAGTTCATGGCCAATGCTTCTTTCGTCTTGAGTTCAGAGGGAGCTGTAGGGCTGCTGGACACTATAGGGAACATAGAAACAGAGAAAGAATGCACAGCATTGCATTCATACTTGAAATTGACGACTGAGCAACGTGACCGCCGTTATGGCTTAAGGACTTGGTCTCAAAGTGGATGA
- the kctd12.1 gene encoding BTB/POZ domain-containing protein KCTD12.1 — protein MALAEASKQRDDSHFPEIVELNVGGQVYVTRLQTLVAVPDSLLWHMFSRRTPKELARDTKGRFFLDRDGFLFRYVLDYLRDLTLVLPDYFPERSRLRREADFFQLRELAKRLCPQVSKDNSISEEICQSDTEDASLQGSQPLCASAGGAEAALRTSTAVRSPSMDSRKSGYITVGYRGSYTIGRDIQTDAKFRRVARITVCGKTSLAKEVFGDTLNESRDPDRPPERYTSRYYLKYNFLEQAFDKLNEVGFHMVACSSTGTCAYTSNDPGEDKIWTSYTEYVFCREQ, from the coding sequence ATGGCTCTGGCCGAGGCGTCCAAACAACGCGACGACTCCCACTTTCCGGAAATCGTCGAGCTGAACGTCGGGGGACAAGTGTACGTCACCCGGCTCCAAACTCTGGTCGCGGTGCCGGACTCGCTCCTGTGGCACATGTTCAGCCGCCGGACCCCGAAGGAGCTGGCCAGGGACACCAAAGGCCGCTTCTTCCTGGACCGAGACGGCTTCTTGTTCCGTTACGTCCTCGACTACCTCCGCGACCTGACCTTGGTGCTGCCGGACTACTTCCCAGAGAGAAGCCGACTGCGGAGGGAAGCGGACTTCTTCCAGCTTCGGGAGCTGGCCAAGAGGCTCTGTCCGCAGGTGAGCAAGGACAACTCCATCAGCGAGGAAATCTGCCAGAGCGATACCGAGGACGCATCGCTCCAAGGCAGCCAGCCACTGTGCGCATCAGCCGGGGGCGCGGAGGCTGCGTTACGCACCAGCACGGCCGTGCGCTCTCCGTCCATGGACTCCAGAAAGTCCGGCTATATCACCGTAGGCTACCGAGGCTCGTACACCATCGGCCGGGACATCCAAACCGACGCCAAATTCCGCAGGGTGGCACGCATCACGGTATGTGGCAAGACGTCCCTGGCCAAAGAGGTTTTTGGAGACACGCTGAACGAGAGCCGAGACCCGGACCGTCCGCCGGAGAGGTACACGTCGCGCTACTACCTCAAGTATAATTTCCTGGAGCAGGCCTTTGACAAGCTCAACGAGGTGGGCTTCCACATGGTGGCATGCAGCTCCACGGGCACCTGCGCCTACACCAGCAATGATCCTGGCGAGGACAAAATCTGGACAAGTTACACCGAATATGTCTTTTGTCGAGAACAGTAG